A window of Adhaeribacter arboris genomic DNA:
CATAGTACAAGTATCATGTTTAAAGAAGAACCCAGTATGAAGAGCACGCGTCGAATATTCCTTAAAAATGCTGTTACCGGAGCGGCAGCCGTTTCTTTTGGGGGCGTTTTGCCTGGTTTTAGCACCAGGAGTTACGGAAACATACTAGGTGCCAATGAGCGCATTAAAGTAGCCACTATGGGGGTTAATTCTCGGGGACTAGCCGTAGCCAGCAATTTTGCCCGGCAAGAAAACTGCGAAGTACTCTATATTTCGGACGTAGATTCCCGGGCAGCCGCTAAATGTATGGCCGCCGTAGAACCCATTCAGAAAAAACGACCAAAAGCTGCTCCCGATTTCAGAAAAGCTCTTGAAGATAAAAACCTGGATGCTTTAGTTGTAACTGCCCCCGACCATTGGCATACCCCGGCGGCTATTCTGGCTTGTAAAGCGGGCAAGCACGTTTACCTCGAAAAACCGGCCAGCCATAATCCCAACGAAGGTGAAATGGTAGTGGAAGCCGCCAAAAAATACAACCGGGTCATTCAATTAGGTAACCAACGGCGGTCTTGGCCCAATGTGGTAGCGGCCATTAAAGAATTACATGCCGGATTAATCGGCCGGCCGTATTTTGCCAAAAGCTGGTACACCAATAACCGTCCTTCCATTGGCAAAGGTAAAGAAGTGCCGGTGCCTTCGTGGCTGAACTATGAATTATGGCAGGGACCAGCTCCGCGTCAACCTTACCGCGATAATTTAATTCACTACAACTGGCATTGGTTCTGGAACTGGGGTACCGGCGAATCTTTGAATAACGGCACCCATATGGTAGATTTAGCCCGCTGGGGCTTAGGCGTGGAGTATCCTACCCGGGTTACCTCCGCTGGTGGCCGCTACCGGTACCAGGACGATTGGCAAACCCCCGATACGCAGGTGATTACCCTGGAGTTTAACAACCAAACCAGCATGGTTTGGGAAGGCCGCAGCTGTAACGGCCGTACTATTGAAGGCAATAGTGCTGGGGTAATGTTTTACGGCGATAACGGCTCTTTATTAATTGAAAGCGGCAACTCGTACATTATTTACGATTTGCAGAATAAAGTGGTGAAAGAAGTAAAGAACAACATGGAAATTGATGCCCGCAACCTGGCCGACCCTGCTCAGGAATTAGATGCATTTCATATCCGCAACTTTTTTGATGGTATCCGGCAAGGCACCAAAGTTAATTCCGATATCCTGAGTGGGCATCAGAGTACTTTATTGGTTCAGTTAGGTAATATAGCCCTGCGGTCGGGTCATACTTTAAACATTAACCCGGAAAATGGCCACATTCTGAATGATAACGAAGCCATGAAGTTCTGGAGCCGCGAGTACCAACCCGGCTGGGAACCGAAGGTATAGTACATTTACCAGTTATCATTTACCATTTACCAGTTTATTTTCCTTAACCGAAGAAATTAAGAGTCACCCCTATTATATATAAAAATTTAATAAAGTATAATCCATAACAACGGTAGCTATTCAAAACAGATAGCAGTTTAGCTAGGGAGAACCTGCAAAGGTTCCGGTGCTTTAGCATTCCGACGTGTAGGGACGTACGGGGCACTTTCCCACCAGAGGAAGCATAGACCCGCCCGGAAGAACCAACCGAGGCTCGCCGGTGCTGGCAAACCGGTTCCAGTTCAAACAAGATAGCACTTGAGCCTGGAAACGGGAACCGGCTCCATAGATAAACCGCCCCAAGTACGACTTTTATAGTTCAAGATAGTATTATTATCAGGTTAGAGCATGTTTAAACAAAAGCAAACTAGATATACGTGCTTTTAGATTAAAATTTACGCAGAAAAGATTCAACCTTACATTTTCACTTGGTTCGAAATTGTTTCTTTATATTCTAAACCTTTCGTTATTTGTATATTTAAACACACACTTTACTAAACAAAAAATCCAGGTAGTACATCTACTACCTGGATTTTGTTTAGTAAAACAAGGAAATAATAATGAAGTGTACTCCCTTCTGGAAATTAAGCTAACTTGGCTCGCGTAGAGAAAACAGATACGCATAATCCCATAATGGCTATTATAAAGAAGGATACGCGTAAACTAGTAGCTCCGGCCACTAAACCGATAAGGGGCGGCCCCATTAAGAAACCTAAAAAACCAATGGTAGAAACCGCGGCTAAGGCGACGCCTGGTGATAATACTTTTGATTTACCCGCCGCACTATATACTAACGGTATTACCGAAGAAACCCCGGCGCCTACCAGTAAAAATCCTGCCATAGCTGTTATTAAATTTGGCAGAAGCACCGCTAATAATAAACCAATAGCAATTAAAATTCCGCTCAGTTGCAAAGTGCGTTTCAAGCCAAACTTACCAGTAAACCAATCGGCCACAAATCTACCCGAAGCCATAGTGGCCATAAACGCAGTGTAACCGGCTCCCACCCAGGCGGCATCGGCTTGCACCACTTTTTTGAAATAAACGCCGCTCCAGTCGAACATAGCGCCTTCACAAATCATGGAACAAAAAGCAATAACCCCCAGCATCAGCAAAGATTTATCCGGTTTAGCAAAAATCGGCTGGTCGGCTTGGCGGTTTGGGTCTTCGGCGATAGTAAAACGGGTACTTATAAGAGCGGCTAATATTACAAAAATGGTAACGGCTAAAAAATGCTGAACCGGCACTATACCGGCACCAATCATCAGGGTACCAATAGCTGCCCCAGAAAAGCCGGCTAAGCTCCACATACCATGAAACATGCCCATAATTGGCTTTTTATACATCGCCTCTACGCCAACGGCTTGTGTATTTACGCCGATATTTAAAAAGTTACCGCCAAATCCGAACAACAATAAGTAGCTAATTAGTTGAAAAGTATTCTGGGCCATACCCAGCGTAATTAAAGTTAAACTATATAAAAACACCCCTAAGGTAACTACTTTTTTACTGCCAAATTTGGCAACTAGCCAGCCTGATACCGGCAACGATATCATGGAACCAACGGGAATAGCTAATAAAACGGCGCCCAATTGGCTCTCATTTAAACCAAGGGTTTGTTGTATAGTCGGAATACGGGAAGCCCAGCTGGCAAAGCACAAACCTTGCAGAAAGAATAAGGTACTTACTGCCCAACGGTGCACTTTCTTCGAAACGGGAAGGCTGGTGGGTAAACTAAGAGAAATCATACTAAAAAATTAAATTAAAAAAACACTCATATTCGTAATTAGCTTTGGTCTAACAATTTCTATTCCAAATCTAAAAAACGATTGTAAAAAATTCTAGCAAATAATATTTTTAATAAATTATATTTAAATATTAGCCATTTACGTTGCAATAATTACAAAGTTACAGGTTTTTTATTAATAAATTATTAAAATAGATGCTTTGTGATTCCTAGCGAAACAATGATATTCCAATAAAGAAGTTTACCCTATTAATATTTATAAGATTAAATTATTCACCATCAGGCTACTAGATAAATTTTAAAAGATAAACTTCATTTATTATTTAGGCTAAAATCAACCGCGCCAGGTATTGGTCTTGCTCATCTTCGTACTGAATAATGGTAAGCCAGCCTTCTTCGCCGGCTATTGTTGCCAGAGTGTCCTGGTCGATGTATAACCATTTAAACCACTCTCCTTTTACCTGGCGGTATTCGTATTGGTAGGTTATTTCGCCGTAGTATTGCTCTTGGTCCGGCAGGTTACCTTCGTAGAGGTAAGTAATATCCGACGAGTCGAATACCAGCTGCCCATTGGGGTTAAGTATTGTTTTGGCGTGCTGTAAAAATAGCCGTAAACCAGCTATATCGCCTACCAGGCCAATTCCATTCATGAGTAAAAGCAGCGTATCGTATTTATCGCCGGAATAAGAAAAAATATCCTGATTAATGATTTTTTTTACGCCCCGCTGCCGCATTATGTCCGCCGCCTGCGACGAAATTTCCAGAGCTGTTACCTCTAAATCTAATTCTTGCAACGCCAAGGCATGACTGCCCACTCCGGCCCCAATATCCAGTACTTTACCGTAGCAGCAATTCAGAGCTTCCAGTTCTACCTCCGACATTTCTTCTTCGTCCCGGAAAAAAATATCCAGGGGCATGACTTCGGGTTCGCCGTAACTAGTGTGCAAGACAAGTTTTTGGGTAAAATTATCGGTATAAAAGTCCCGCAGTGCTTCGCCAAATACATCCATTTTAGTAGGATTTAAAATTTTGAGGGGCAAAAGTAATCTTTCTCAGGCTGGCCGCCAAGTTCATTTCAAAATCATCCGCTGTTATTTGATTCATAATAATTCCATAAACAGAATTAAGCTACTGTTTTTAAGAAATACCATTTAAAACAAGTATCTTTAAGAAAAAGCTTATTAAGCGGGTATTATTTAAAAGGCGACATACAAATGGCCATTAAACTTTAAAAACATGGACTTGATTACCGTTTTAATTCTGGTTTTTATTGGCTTGGTGCTCTTATTGGTGGAGCTAATTTTTCTGCCGGGTACCACTCTGATTGGTATTTTAGGTTTTCTGGTATTAGCCGGCGGGGTTTGGCTGGGATATGAGAAAATGGGAGTTGCCAATGGTCATGTTATTTTAAGTGTAGCGTTGGTTTTGAGTATTGCTATTGTATTTTTTAGTTTTAAGGCCGATGTATGGTCGAAGTTTGCCTTAAAAGATGTAAACCACAGCCGGGTAAACGAAAACGTAAAACCCCAATTGCAGGAAGGCGACACTGGCCGCACCTTATCTGCACTCCGGCCTTCGGGCACGGCCATGTTCCAGGACCAGCATTACGAAGTGCATACGAACGGCGAATTCCTGAATGCCGGTACACCCGTAATTATTACCCGCATTAATCATCATAAAGTAATTGTAAAACAAGCGAGTTAGCTATTAGGCACTAGTATCTAGACGCTAGATATTAGACTTTTTCTTAAGAAAACTAGATGAAAAAGCAGTAAGCAAAAGAAAATAGTCTTTTAGTTATTTTTATTTTATCATTAATTCCTTGGGGAATATTTCTATTTTATTTTAAAAACTACAACATTTCAGAAAGATCAACTGATTGGGCAGACTTTGGATCTTATATAGGAGGAACTGTAACAGCCTTAACAGTTCCTATTACATTTGCTTTATTATTAAGAACCTATAAAAGTCAAAAAGAAGTTGAACGTATCTCAAAACTGACATTTAGAAACCAGAAATTTGAAAAAAGACTCTTCGAACTATTAAAAGTCTTTAATGAATTTAGATTTAATCAATTAAGTATATGGACAAAAGAAGGTGATAAAGAAAAAGAATATTATAATGGTTTAAGATTTTTCATACAAAAACGAAGACTTGTACAAACAAGCATAATTGTATTAGGTTTTGATAATGCTGTTAGTAGATCAATTGAGTCTGCCAACCTTAGCTTTGAATTTTATTTTAGAAGTCTTGAAAATATTATTATTACTTTAGAAGAGATAGATGAAGAAAGCCCTGAAGAAAAAGACAAGCTACTTTTGATGATCGTTAACACCTTAACAAATGATGAGAAATTTTTTATTAAAAATTTTCATAGTTATCAAAAATTCGCCCACTTCAACTATTTAAAAGAATATCAGGACCAGTTAACAGAGAATATACTTTTTTTAATTACAAGGAAGGATAAACAACTCCTAACATATAAATACTTATGGCTCTTTCACCAGCAACCAACAATTAACAACCAACAACTAAAACATGGAGTTATCGCCTATTTTTCTTCTTGCCGGTGGGTTTATATTGCTACTGGTTTTTCTGTATTTCGTACCGATTAACCTGTGGATTACGGCCTTATTTTCGGGCGTGAAGATTAATTTATTTGAATTAGTTTTTATGCGCATCCGCAAAGTGCCGCCCAGTCTGATTGTCAATTCTTTAATTACCGCCACCAAAGCGGGTTTACAAATTACCGGCAGCGAACTGGAAACCCACTATTTAGCTGGTGGCAACGTACCCACCGTTATTAAAGCCCTTATCTCAGCAGATAAAGCCAATATTCCGCTTACGTTTAAGCAAGCCACCGCCATTGATTTGGCTGGCCGCGATGTATTTGAGGCGGTTACTACTTCGGTAAACCCCAAGGTTATTAATACGCCCAACGTAGCCGCCGTGGCCCAGGACGGTATTCAGTTAATTGCCAAAGCCCGCGTTACTGTACGCGCCAATATTGCGCAGTTAGTAGGGGGTGCCGGCGAAGAAACGATTCTGGCCCGGGTGGGCGAAGGTATTGTAACCTCCATTGGTTCCTCTTTATCGCACAAAGAAGTACTCGAAAATCCCGATAAAATTTCAAAATTAGTTTTACAAAAGGGTTTGGATGCCGGTACCGCTTACGAAATTTTATCCATTGATATTGCCGACGTGGACATTGGCGAAAACATTGGCGCTAAACTGCAAATTGACCAGGCCAACGCCGATTTAAAAGTAGCCGAAGCCCGCGCCGAAGAACGCCGGGCCATGGCGGTAGCGGTAGAACAGGAAATGCGCGCCCGCACCCAGGAAGCCAAAGCCTTGGTAGTGCAGGCCGAAGCCGAAATTCCCAAAGCCATGGCCGAAGCTTTCCGGTCGGGTAACCTGGGCATTATGGATTATTACAAAATGCGCAACATCCAGGCCGATACCGATATGCGCGACTCCATTGCGAACCCGAACTCAGGGAACCCGGGTCATCGTGCTGGCCGCGACGAAACAAAATTATCTTGATAAACCAAAACCCGCCAGGTTTTGAAAACGGGCGGGTTTGTATCACTCCGGTCATGAACATTGCCCCTTTAGACCTGATCTTATTACTCGGCAGTTTGCAGGGAATTATTTTGTTCTTTCTGCTGTGGTATAACCCCAAAGGACCACGATTACCCAATAAATTACTAGCCTGGCTGATGGGCTTAATGGGTTTAGCCAGTTTTGCCGTGGGCGTTCCGGTAGCCAATATGTGGATTAGTCATGCGCTGGATTTGCTTCCGTTTATTGTAACCATGCCTATGGGGCCGATTATTTACTTCTACGCGAAGGCTTTGTTGAACCCGGAGTTCCGGATCGGTCGCCGGGGAAAATGGCATTTTTACCCCATTATTATTGATTTTGGGTCGCAACTCATCGGCTGGACTTTCCTATTCGGTATTTTACTAGGGGTATTTAATCCGCAGAATAATTTATCTTGGGCCAACGCCATGGATGCCTACGATACCTACTCGGATATTCCGCGCTGGCTATCCCTTACAACTTACCTGTGGCTCACGCACCGATTGCTTTCGCGCCAGACCAAAACCGAAGCGACCCTGCCCGAAGAACAACAGCACCACATTGGCTGGCTCAAACCGTTGGTACGCGCTTTCTTTATTTTCCAGTTTATCTGGCTGCTGTATTTAATTCCGTACATTATTCCGGCTACCCGCAATGGCTTACTCGATACGTTTGGCTGGTACCCGATTTACATTCCGATTGCCATTTTAATTTATTGGATTGGCTTCCGGGGATATTTTCATACCCAGAAAAACTTCACCCAGAATTACCGGAAAGTTCCGGCTACGCTTTTACCCGAAGAAACCGCCAACGGAACCATTCAATTTTTAAAAAAAGCCATGGCTACCGACCAGCTTTTCCTGGACCCGGAGCTAACCGTAGAAAAAGTAAGTCGGCACGTGGGCATTCCCGCTAAAATTATTTCGGCGGTGCTGAATCAACATTTGCAAAAAAGCTTTAACACCTTCGTGAACGGGTACCGGGTAGCCGAAGTTAAAAAACGCTTGCTCGACCCGGTGAATCAATCGTCCACGTTGGTAGGTATTGCCTTCGATTGCGGTTTTAATTCGCAGGCTACTTTTCAGCGGGCTTTCCGGAGCGAAACCAACCAATCGCCCAAAGAATTTATTGCGGAACAGCTCCAAAATTTAAAAATTAACGCTCAAATCCGGATTTGAGTTGATTTACTATTCCTGATTCGCGTGTATTGCTTTCAAAGCAGTTCACCGCATCATGAAAAAGATTTACTACCCTTCTGTTCTAATTCTTATTTTCTTTCTTCACCAAACCTTCTCCACCTACGCGCAGGAAACAACCCTTACGCTTTCGGGCAGCATTGTAAACGGCGAAACCAACGCGCCGATTCCGTTTGCCAGCGTCGGGATTGGCCAGAGTGGTATCGGCACTAGTTCAAATCAGGAAGGTAAGTTTACGATTAAAATTCCTGCTTCGCAGCAACAAGATACCCTGCGCGTCACTTACGTGGGCTATTCGGTTTTCCGGCAGGCAATCCTCAACATCAAAAATCAGCCTTTACTCATACAATTAAAACCGGCTAGTATAACCTTAACCGAAGTAGTCATTAACGGAAAACGAAAAACTGCCCTGGACATTCTGCACGAAGCAATTGCCGCTATCCCGGTAAATTACGATACCACTTCGGTGCAACTCACGGCTTTTTACCGCGAAGACGTAAAACTCGAAGATTACCCGATTTCGTACAGCGAGTCGGTGTTGGAGGTGCGGAAACCGCCTTACCACACATTAACGGAACAAGAACAAGTAAAAATTATTAAAGGGCGCAAAAAACCTTACGACCATTCCCGTTTAAGGCTGCACGGCTATTTAGATATGCCCAACGGTGCGCATCGTTTACTACGCGATGATTTTGTGAAATACCAACTGGGAGGAGGCGAATTTTCTTTTGTGGGGAAACATCATATGAAGGCATATGAATATAAACTCCGCGGAATTGTACCGGAAGGCGACCGGCAGGTGTATGTTATTCAGCTAATTCCGCGCAAAAATGCCCGCAAAGCCCACGTGGCAGGCAACCTTTACATAGATGTGAACACCCTGGCGTTTACCAAGGCCGAGTGGATTATGACGCAGCGAGGAATTGATTTTGATAATAATCGTAATTTTTTGTTAAAACAGTTGAGTTATAAAGTAGCCAAACTCAGCCACAAATTAACTTATTTAAAAGAAACCACTACTTACAGCAATTACAACAACAAGTGGTACCTGAAAGATAAGCACCGCCATTACGAAATGCGGGTAAACAGTAAATCACGCGGCATCGAAAACAAACTCTGGACAGCCAATACAGATATTACAATCACTAATATTGGAGCTAAAAACATTCCCCCTTTTACGGAAGGCGACATTTATCAATCGGAAGCGTCTATAAGTGGATTAATTAATAACGACAACGACCCCAATTTTTGGGAAAATTACAATATTGTAGAACCAGCCGCTGATTCTGTTTTTATGAAGATGCCGGAAGTAAAATCCCTTGAAAAACCGGTAAATAATGCGCCCATCAAAGTTTCGAACCGCGC
This region includes:
- a CDS encoding Gfo/Idh/MocA family protein, whose protein sequence is MKSTRRIFLKNAVTGAAAVSFGGVLPGFSTRSYGNILGANERIKVATMGVNSRGLAVASNFARQENCEVLYISDVDSRAAAKCMAAVEPIQKKRPKAAPDFRKALEDKNLDALVVTAPDHWHTPAAILACKAGKHVYLEKPASHNPNEGEMVVEAAKKYNRVIQLGNQRRSWPNVVAAIKELHAGLIGRPYFAKSWYTNNRPSIGKGKEVPVPSWLNYELWQGPAPRQPYRDNLIHYNWHWFWNWGTGESLNNGTHMVDLARWGLGVEYPTRVTSAGGRYRYQDDWQTPDTQVITLEFNNQTSMVWEGRSCNGRTIEGNSAGVMFYGDNGSLLIESGNSYIIYDLQNKVVKEVKNNMEIDARNLADPAQELDAFHIRNFFDGIRQGTKVNSDILSGHQSTLLVQLGNIALRSGHTLNINPENGHILNDNEAMKFWSREYQPGWEPKV
- a CDS encoding MFS transporter, producing MISLSLPTSLPVSKKVHRWAVSTLFFLQGLCFASWASRIPTIQQTLGLNESQLGAVLLAIPVGSMISLPVSGWLVAKFGSKKVVTLGVFLYSLTLITLGMAQNTFQLISYLLLFGFGGNFLNIGVNTQAVGVEAMYKKPIMGMFHGMWSLAGFSGAAIGTLMIGAGIVPVQHFLAVTIFVILAALISTRFTIAEDPNRQADQPIFAKPDKSLLMLGVIAFCSMICEGAMFDWSGVYFKKVVQADAAWVGAGYTAFMATMASGRFVADWFTGKFGLKRTLQLSGILIAIGLLLAVLLPNLITAMAGFLLVGAGVSSVIPLVYSAAGKSKVLSPGVALAAVSTIGFLGFLMGPPLIGLVAGATSLRVSFFIIAIMGLCVSVFSTRAKLA
- a CDS encoding class I SAM-dependent methyltransferase, with product MDVFGEALRDFYTDNFTQKLVLHTSYGEPEVMPLDIFFRDEEEMSEVELEALNCCYGKVLDIGAGVGSHALALQELDLEVTALEISSQAADIMRQRGVKKIINQDIFSYSGDKYDTLLLLMNGIGLVGDIAGLRLFLQHAKTILNPNGQLVFDSSDITYLYEGNLPDQEQYYGEITYQYEYRQVKGEWFKWLYIDQDTLATIAGEEGWLTIIQYEDEQDQYLARLILA
- a CDS encoding NfeD family protein; this translates as MDLITVLILVFIGLVLLLVELIFLPGTTLIGILGFLVLAGGVWLGYEKMGVANGHVILSVALVLSIAIVFFSFKADVWSKFALKDVNHSRVNENVKPQLQEGDTGRTLSALRPSGTAMFQDQHYEVHTNGEFLNAGTPVIITRINHHKVIVKQAS
- the floA gene encoding flotillin-like protein FloA (flotillin-like protein involved in membrane lipid rafts); its protein translation is MELSPIFLLAGGFILLLVFLYFVPINLWITALFSGVKINLFELVFMRIRKVPPSLIVNSLITATKAGLQITGSELETHYLAGGNVPTVIKALISADKANIPLTFKQATAIDLAGRDVFEAVTTSVNPKVINTPNVAAVAQDGIQLIAKARVTVRANIAQLVGGAGEETILARVGEGIVTSIGSSLSHKEVLENPDKISKLVLQKGLDAGTAYEILSIDIADVDIGENIGAKLQIDQANADLKVAEARAEERRAMAVAVEQEMRARTQEAKALVVQAEAEIPKAMAEAFRSGNLGIMDYYKMRNIQADTDMRDSIANPNSGNPGHRAGRDETKLS
- a CDS encoding helix-turn-helix domain-containing protein; the encoded protein is MINQNPPGFENGRVCITPVMNIAPLDLILLLGSLQGIILFFLLWYNPKGPRLPNKLLAWLMGLMGLASFAVGVPVANMWISHALDLLPFIVTMPMGPIIYFYAKALLNPEFRIGRRGKWHFYPIIIDFGSQLIGWTFLFGILLGVFNPQNNLSWANAMDAYDTYSDIPRWLSLTTYLWLTHRLLSRQTKTEATLPEEQQHHIGWLKPLVRAFFIFQFIWLLYLIPYIIPATRNGLLDTFGWYPIYIPIAILIYWIGFRGYFHTQKNFTQNYRKVPATLLPEETANGTIQFLKKAMATDQLFLDPELTVEKVSRHVGIPAKIISAVLNQHLQKSFNTFVNGYRVAEVKKRLLDPVNQSSTLVGIAFDCGFNSQATFQRAFRSETNQSPKEFIAEQLQNLKINAQIRI